In the Dermochelys coriacea isolate rDerCor1 chromosome 25, rDerCor1.pri.v4, whole genome shotgun sequence genome, one interval contains:
- the LOC119848427 gene encoding serine/arginine repetitive matrix protein 1-like, producing MSVPPPWLVSHTPASDRLQPLALRRGAARGQPEEVPGAVRLQERATVTAQAGRRRSRSPGSPRAQAERAARSLRRRAAGCAGNGGSYREATAPSASASRKIHAHSVPSPPAPTPDRHRSGLQPPPLPHRTPPLLSPPPAALQRPPLPPPPRQDTGPSRTGGSLAWWGRGLLVPPPPPQRQGGEPRRPLSSRGMPAMGKIGIRTYAPHRTGLIKSGYSQAKSETKGKYSAVLKLLKASQAGSSSVFVRIQWRLRHLGTSWHLTASITEGVTPEVHQQK from the exons ATGTCAGTGCCCCCACCGTGGCTCGTGT CACACACCCCGGCATCAGATCGACTCCAGCCTCTCGCTCTTCGGCGCGGCGCGGCTCGCGGGCAGCCCGAGGAGGTGCCTGGCGCTGTGCGATTACAAGAAAGGGCCACAGTGACAGCGCAGGCGGGGCGACGCCGCAGCCGCTCTCCAGGGTCTCCCAGGGCTCAGGCGGAGCGAGCGGCTCGATCTCTCCGCCGCCGCGCGGCGGGCTGCGCCGGGAACGGTGGGTCCTACCGGGAGGCCACCGCTCCCTCTGCCTCGGCATCTAGGAAAATACACGCGCACagcgtcccctcccccccggcaccGACTCCGGACAGGCACCGCTCCGGATTGCAgccgcccccccttccccatcgcacccctcccctcctctctcctccccccgccgcgCTGCAgcgtcctcctcttcctcctccccctcgccAGGACACCGGGCCGAGCCGCACGGGGGGATCCCTCgcctggtgggggcgggggcttcttgtccccccccctcccccccagcgccagGGGGGCGAGCCGAGGCGTCCGCTGAGCAGCCGCGGGATGCCCGCGATG GGGAAAATTGGTATTCGCACTTATGCACCGCACAGAACTGGTTTAATAAAGAGTGGTTATTCTCAGGCCAAATCTGAGACAAAGGGAAAGTACTCAGCAGTTCTGAAACTTCTCAAG GCAAGCCAGGCTGGATCCAGCTCTGTATTTGTCAGAATTCAGTGGAGACTCAGGCACCTTGGCACGAGCTGGCACCTGactgccagcatcacagagggAGTTACGCCCGAGGTACACCAACAGAAGTAA